A single region of the Mesotoga sp. BH458_6_3_2_1 genome encodes:
- a CDS encoding ABC transporter permease, with amino-acid sequence MPAKKKSEFRKVMKKYWTNGTAVLGTSLLVFFIVIAIFAPQIAGVNELGDNYQIPRVSWSSRPEAPSPEHPFGVIGGRDIFYGVVWGTRTAFRLGLIITGFAALVGVIVGSISAYFGGWVDEVLMRITDIFLSIPFLVAAMVLTTILGKGLDKVIIALIIFGWMSTARLIRGNILQAREEQYVLAAKALGQKDWKIIMKHILPNTIFPVVVQMSMRIGSYVITAAGLSFLGVGAEPGYADWGTILSYSRNWMTMLDQSWFAIVFPGTAMVLFVLAWNLVGDALRDIFDPRMRS; translated from the coding sequence ATGCCAGCGAAGAAAAAAAGCGAATTTAGAAAAGTAATGAAGAAATACTGGACTAATGGCACAGCTGTTTTAGGTACATCCCTTCTCGTTTTCTTCATCGTTATTGCGATATTTGCTCCTCAAATAGCGGGAGTCAACGAGCTTGGTGATAACTATCAAATACCAAGAGTTTCGTGGTCATCTAGGCCAGAAGCGCCTTCCCCGGAGCATCCCTTCGGAGTCATCGGAGGCAGAGATATTTTTTATGGTGTGGTTTGGGGAACAAGAACTGCCTTCAGATTGGGTTTAATTATAACTGGATTTGCCGCACTTGTTGGAGTTATTGTCGGCTCAATATCCGCTTATTTTGGCGGCTGGGTTGATGAAGTACTCATGAGGATAACTGACATCTTTTTGTCGATTCCATTTTTAGTTGCGGCGATGGTCTTAACCACGATTCTGGGTAAAGGATTGGACAAAGTAATAATCGCGTTAATAATCTTCGGTTGGATGAGCACTGCACGTCTTATCCGGGGAAATATTCTTCAAGCAAGAGAGGAACAATATGTTCTTGCTGCCAAGGCTTTGGGTCAGAAAGACTGGAAGATCATTATGAAGCATATACTCCCCAACACGATTTTTCCAGTCGTTGTTCAGATGTCAATGAGAATTGGATCTTATGTCATAACTGCAGCAGGACTGAGCTTTCTAGGAGTTGGTGCAGAACCGGGATATGCCGACTGGGGAACGATACTTTCTTATTCGAGAAACTGGATGACGATGCTTGACCAGTCATGGTTTGCTATTGTCTTCCCCGGTACTGCCATGGTGCTCTTCGTTCTTGCATGGAATCTTGTTGGAGATGCCCTGAGGGACATCTTTGACCCGAGAATGAGAAGCTGA
- a CDS encoding Rrf2 family transcriptional regulator, translated as MGFTLKSSYALRALYKMAKSGREGKEKLSLVEIVQGNEIPRDFLEKIFGELRQAGIIKAVRGRYGGYCLARPANEILLRDVILKLDRPMNSYACLQQNGKCLEDPNCTVKYVWFRLYNAMMRELGSMTLEDLLIYGDKISETPPGSYKISENTE; from the coding sequence ATGGGTTTTACGCTGAAGAGCAGTTACGCGCTAAGAGCGCTTTATAAGATGGCAAAGTCGGGCCGTGAAGGAAAGGAAAAACTTTCGCTTGTCGAGATCGTGCAGGGCAATGAGATCCCAAGAGATTTCTTGGAGAAGATCTTCGGAGAGTTGAGACAAGCTGGAATAATAAAGGCAGTTAGAGGCAGATACGGAGGATATTGTCTGGCAAGACCAGCCAATGAGATCCTTCTGAGAGACGTGATACTCAAACTCGACCGACCAATGAACTCGTATGCCTGTCTTCAGCAGAACGGCAAGTGCCTTGAAGATCCCAACTGCACAGTAAAGTATGTATGGTTCAGACTATATAACGCAATGATGAGGGAATTGGGTTCAATGACGCTTGAAGATCTTCTCATATACGGCGACAAGATTAGCGAGACTCCCCCGGGGTCTTACAAAATATCGGAGAATACAGAGTAA
- a CDS encoding ABC transporter substrate-binding protein, producing the protein MKKILLVTLTMLFLAFTAFASDPDTFVSLTIGEPETLDPIQSYDTASGEAIQNLYDNLIQYDGQSLSEFLPMISTEVPSVENGLLSEDGRVYTFPIREGVKFHTGNTLTPEDVEYSFERYILGDPSGGPHWMIIEAFTGANFASIEGLFADYAGMPYSEAVDVDRNPTSDEAKAKLISFYEEVVDPLVEVVDNTVVFTLESPFAPFMNIISHFGSWSAIVDSSKVKELGGWDGQADGWWKWHDLQVEECVLHNYDAGSGPFKLVEWDRAQQKVILERFDEYWAGPAKLKTVVIWGVDEYSTRKSIFEAGDADIVYVPAQYLDQARGLEAEGKAIVTLGYPQASITSLHFNWLVVEGSEYVGSGKLDGNGIPRDFFSDIHVRKAFTYAFDGLTFIEEVAMGQGRLVPTDLPEGFLGFDETLPLTEFDLAKAAAEFKLAWGGEVWEKGFALQLMYNTGNDARQTACEMLAYFINSLNPKFKITTLGVQWPTYLSTYQNGLLPAFVIGWQADYPDPHNFIATYYASNGVYGGPQGELYQEWARENVDELISKAIKATDNDERVALYREVQENVIEAVAGLPIYQPTGINVRAPWVEGWYPMPVRSNLYYYHLSKTN; encoded by the coding sequence GTGAAAAAGATTTTACTGGTAACACTTACTATGCTCTTCTTAGCGTTTACTGCGTTTGCAAGCGACCCAGACACTTTCGTTTCTTTGACTATTGGCGAACCGGAGACTCTCGATCCTATTCAGTCCTACGATACTGCAAGTGGTGAGGCGATTCAGAATCTATATGACAACTTGATTCAGTATGACGGCCAGTCATTGAGCGAGTTTTTACCGATGATCTCCACGGAAGTGCCTTCGGTTGAGAATGGACTTCTTTCTGAGGACGGAAGAGTCTACACTTTCCCGATAAGGGAAGGCGTTAAGTTCCATACTGGCAATACTCTCACCCCGGAGGATGTTGAATACTCTTTCGAAAGATATATTCTTGGCGATCCTTCTGGCGGTCCTCATTGGATGATTATCGAGGCATTCACGGGAGCAAATTTTGCCAGCATCGAAGGTTTGTTCGCCGATTATGCTGGAATGCCCTATTCGGAGGCTGTCGATGTTGACAGGAATCCAACGTCCGATGAAGCTAAGGCAAAACTAATTTCTTTCTATGAGGAAGTCGTTGATCCTCTAGTAGAGGTAGTAGACAACACTGTAGTCTTCACTCTTGAAAGTCCTTTTGCACCGTTCATGAACATTATTTCCCATTTTGGTTCTTGGAGCGCAATTGTGGACTCTAGCAAAGTGAAGGAACTCGGCGGCTGGGATGGACAGGCCGATGGCTGGTGGAAGTGGCACGACCTCCAGGTTGAAGAGTGTGTACTTCACAACTACGATGCCGGTTCAGGACCATTCAAGCTTGTTGAATGGGACAGAGCACAGCAGAAGGTCATTCTTGAGAGATTCGATGAGTACTGGGCAGGCCCTGCGAAGCTCAAGACAGTAGTCATTTGGGGTGTTGACGAGTACTCGACTAGAAAGTCAATTTTCGAAGCCGGAGATGCAGACATTGTTTATGTGCCTGCTCAGTATCTCGATCAAGCTAGAGGACTTGAAGCAGAAGGCAAGGCAATCGTTACTCTAGGCTACCCTCAGGCATCCATTACTTCACTTCACTTTAACTGGTTAGTCGTCGAAGGCAGCGAATATGTTGGTAGTGGAAAGCTTGATGGAAACGGTATTCCAAGAGATTTCTTCTCCGATATTCATGTTAGAAAGGCCTTCACTTATGCCTTTGATGGACTCACATTTATCGAAGAGGTAGCAATGGGTCAGGGTAGGCTTGTACCTACAGATCTTCCTGAGGGATTCCTTGGTTTCGATGAGACCCTACCTCTTACAGAATTCGACCTAGCTAAGGCAGCAGCAGAGTTCAAGCTTGCCTGGGGCGGAGAAGTGTGGGAAAAGGGCTTTGCATTGCAACTGATGTACAATACTGGTAATGATGCCAGGCAGACTGCTTGTGAAATGTTGGCCTACTTCATAAATTCACTTAATCCGAAGTTCAAGATTACCACTCTTGGTGTTCAGTGGCCGACATATCTGAGTACTTATCAGAACGGACTGCTTCCAGCATTTGTTATAGGCTGGCAGGCGGACTATCCCGATCCTCATAACTTCATCGCTACCTACTATGCCAGCAATGGAGTTTATGGCGGACCTCAGGGCGAGCTGTATCAGGAATGGGCAAGAGAGAATGTCGATGAGTTGATCAGTAAGGCAATCAAGGCAACTGACAATGACGAACGAGTTGCCCTCTACCGAGAGGTACAGGAAAACGTGATAGAAGCTGTTGCTGGATTGCCAATTTACCAGCCCACCGGAATCAATGTTAGAGCTCCTTGGGTTGAGGGTTGGTATCCAATGCCCGTAAGATCCAATCTTTACTACTACCATCTTTCGAAAACCAATTAA
- the ftsY gene encoding signal recognition particle-docking protein FtsY: MGVFSKLKDSLKKTREGFFKRVKRLLSFETLDADALEEIEELLILSDMGSETVEEVIEALRERTEKGSEPVEILQEVLIDILDIPFEVPQAKPYVVSVVGVNGTGKTTTIGKLSKLYSMSGKKVVLAACDTFRAAAVEQLRIWSERANVDFINQGQGADSAAVAFDAISHAVSKGKDVVIIDTAGRLHTRSNLMEELKKVHRVIGKASPGAPSEVLLVLDATTGQNGLVQAKKFKEAVDVTGIVLTKLDGTAKGGIIFAIVKELGIPVRYVGVGEKEDDLKPFDSREFVNALLSSGEESSEEV; encoded by the coding sequence ATGGGTGTCTTTTCCAAGTTAAAGGATAGCCTGAAGAAAACAAGAGAAGGCTTTTTCAAGAGAGTAAAGAGGCTCCTCTCTTTCGAAACGCTTGATGCAGATGCCCTTGAAGAGATAGAGGAGCTACTTATACTTTCAGATATGGGCTCTGAAACTGTCGAAGAGGTAATTGAAGCTCTTAGAGAGAGAACTGAGAAAGGTAGTGAGCCTGTAGAGATCTTACAGGAAGTTCTTATCGATATTCTTGACATACCGTTTGAAGTTCCTCAAGCTAAACCATACGTGGTTTCTGTAGTAGGTGTAAACGGCACTGGAAAGACCACGACAATAGGCAAGCTTTCAAAGCTTTACTCCATGAGCGGAAAGAAGGTTGTCCTTGCGGCATGCGATACTTTCAGAGCTGCTGCCGTAGAACAACTGAGAATCTGGAGCGAGAGGGCAAATGTTGATTTCATAAACCAAGGACAGGGTGCCGACTCTGCCGCCGTTGCTTTCGACGCAATAAGTCATGCGGTAAGCAAAGGGAAAGATGTCGTAATAATCGATACTGCGGGGAGATTGCATACGAGAAGCAACCTGATGGAAGAACTGAAGAAAGTCCATAGAGTGATAGGAAAGGCATCACCCGGAGCTCCAAGTGAAGTTTTGCTTGTTCTGGATGCCACTACTGGACAGAACGGCCTGGTGCAAGCAAAGAAATTCAAAGAGGCTGTTGACGTAACCGGTATTGTTTTGACTAAACTCGATGGCACGGCAAAGGGAGGAATAATCTTTGCAATCGTCAAGGAGCTGGGTATACCGGTGAGATACGTAGGTGTCGGAGAAAAGGAAGACGACTTGAAGCCCTTTGATAGCAGGGAATTCGTGAACGCTCTTCTATCTTCCGGGGAAGAGAGTTCAGAGGAGGTTTGA
- a CDS encoding ABC transporter ATP-binding protein, producing MDEKKALLQVEDLKTYFHTEDGIVKAVDGVTFDVFPGETLGIVGESGCGKSVTSLSIMRLLDEKGEIAGGRISFDGEDVLAIPESKMMKIRGNDMAMIFQEPMTALNPVFTIGFQIMEAILLHQDVDEKKAREMAIDMLKKVGIPEPEKRIDEYPHELSGGMRQRAMIAMSLSCNPKLLFADEPTTALDVTIQAQILELMKSLQDQYGMALVMITHDLGVIAEMAQRVVVMYAGKVVEYADVHTLFKNPRHPYTWGLMNAIPKLDEDKEVLYNIPGVVPDPLDFPDGCRFNTRCPLSTDKCRKEEPPLVEIESEHTAACWHIDKLIETIKVSRAGESA from the coding sequence ATGGATGAAAAAAAAGCACTGTTGCAGGTTGAGGATTTAAAAACGTATTTCCATACAGAGGATGGGATAGTGAAAGCCGTAGATGGAGTCACATTCGACGTCTTCCCTGGTGAAACTCTTGGAATAGTCGGTGAATCGGGCTGTGGAAAGAGCGTGACATCGCTCTCTATTATGAGACTTCTTGATGAAAAGGGCGAGATAGCGGGTGGCAGGATATCATTTGACGGCGAAGACGTCCTGGCTATTCCTGAATCCAAGATGATGAAGATTAGAGGAAACGACATGGCCATGATCTTTCAGGAACCTATGACTGCTCTCAATCCAGTATTTACGATAGGATTCCAGATCATGGAGGCTATTCTGCTTCATCAGGATGTTGACGAAAAGAAGGCACGTGAGATGGCAATAGATATGCTTAAGAAGGTTGGAATTCCCGAACCTGAAAAGCGGATCGATGAATATCCCCACGAACTCTCTGGAGGGATGCGCCAAAGGGCGATGATAGCGATGTCTCTCTCCTGTAATCCCAAACTGCTTTTCGCGGATGAGCCCACGACTGCTCTTGACGTGACTATTCAGGCGCAGATACTTGAGCTCATGAAGTCTCTTCAGGATCAGTACGGAATGGCTCTCGTAATGATCACTCATGATCTGGGAGTAATTGCGGAGATGGCCCAGAGAGTCGTAGTGATGTACGCCGGAAAGGTAGTTGAATATGCCGATGTACATACCCTCTTCAAGAATCCAAGGCATCCATATACATGGGGGCTTATGAATGCGATTCCCAAGCTGGATGAAGACAAAGAGGTTCTCTACAACATTCCCGGTGTGGTTCCCGACCCTCTCGATTTTCCCGATGGATGCAGGTTTAACACGAGATGTCCTCTCTCTACTGACAAGTGCCGAAAGGAAGAGCCGCCTCTAGTGGAAATTGAGAGTGAACACACTGCTGCCTGCTGGCATATAGATAAGCTCATTGAAACGATCAAAGTATCGAGGGCAGGTGAGAGCGCATGA
- the tsf gene encoding translation elongation factor Ts yields the protein MANITSDMVKKLRDATQAGMMDCKRALVETDGDFDQAKDYLRKKGILKADKVSGRETAEGLVYSYIHHNGKLGVLLELNCVTDFVARMEEFKELAHKIALQLAAMGARFISREHVPQEVIDKEKEIYAEQMKESGKPANIIERIVESKLESFYKDNCLLEQEYVFESEKTINDLLIELIAKTGENIKVSRFVRWQVGESEN from the coding sequence ATGGCAAATATTACCAGCGATATGGTAAAGAAGCTCCGTGATGCCACTCAAGCAGGCATGATGGATTGCAAGAGAGCACTTGTCGAAACAGATGGCGATTTCGACCAGGCAAAGGATTATCTGAGAAAGAAGGGCATACTCAAGGCAGATAAGGTTTCGGGAAGAGAGACTGCAGAGGGACTCGTTTACTCTTATATTCATCACAATGGCAAGCTAGGAGTGCTCCTTGAGCTTAACTGCGTAACAGACTTCGTGGCAAGAATGGAGGAATTCAAAGAACTTGCCCACAAGATAGCCCTTCAGCTGGCTGCGATGGGAGCTCGATTTATCTCCCGTGAACACGTGCCTCAGGAGGTAATCGACAAGGAAAAGGAAATATATGCCGAACAGATGAAAGAAAGCGGTAAGCCTGCAAACATAATCGAAAGAATTGTAGAAAGCAAGCTTGAAAGCTTCTATAAAGATAACTGCCTGCTAGAGCAGGAATACGTATTTGAGAGCGAGAAAACGATCAACGATTTACTCATCGAGTTGATTGCCAAGACTGGCGAAAATATCAAAGTTAGCAGATTCGTCCGCTGGCAAGTCGGAGAGTCAGAGAACTGA
- the coaD gene encoding pantetheine-phosphate adenylyltransferase, giving the protein MKAVYPGSFDPITYGHIDLVERCSEIFDEVVVLVMENVNKRHFFNHEERIGMVRSGVSHLRNVTITTHSGLLVDFARENDVKVVIRGLRAVSDFELELQMAHANKAMLPELETLFLMTETTNSFISSSMVREIAAFGGDISKWVPPCVREEFKKKLGR; this is encoded by the coding sequence ATGAAAGCCGTTTATCCAGGTTCTTTCGATCCCATAACGTATGGACACATAGATCTTGTCGAAAGATGTAGCGAAATCTTCGACGAAGTTGTAGTGCTGGTTATGGAAAACGTTAATAAGAGACATTTCTTCAACCATGAAGAGAGAATTGGTATGGTTAGAAGCGGAGTGTCTCATCTAAGGAACGTTACGATCACAACTCACAGCGGTCTGCTCGTTGACTTTGCCAGAGAGAACGATGTTAAGGTAGTCATTCGTGGACTTAGGGCTGTGTCTGACTTCGAGTTAGAACTTCAAATGGCCCATGCGAACAAAGCAATGCTTCCTGAACTCGAAACCCTCTTTCTCATGACTGAGACCACAAACTCCTTCATATCTTCGTCCATGGTAAGGGAGATTGCGGCGTTCGGGGGTGACATTTCAAAATGGGTTCCTCCCTGCGTACGTGAAGAGTTCAAAAAGAAACTCGGAAGATGA
- a CDS encoding uridine monophosphate kinase — MYSRVLLKLSGEVLSGEGERGFASERTRFLIEELRPVVEKGIQLAIVIGAGNIIRGRELSEMRSSRADELGILGTIMNSLYLKESLCMNGFEAIAISSIAGIPSLLEHRYDTIEDALNTGKIVVFGGGTYLPFFTTDTAAAVRAVEIGADVLIKGTKVDGVYDKDPKTNEDARRIERTTFSEAIKSRFEIMDVEAFSICQRYGLPVRVIDFFSKGNLFDAIIGGKTGTVVLPD, encoded by the coding sequence ATGTATAGTAGAGTACTCTTGAAACTCAGCGGAGAAGTCTTGAGCGGAGAAGGCGAAAGAGGATTCGCTTCAGAAAGAACCCGTTTCCTCATAGAAGAGCTCCGACCTGTAGTTGAAAAGGGGATTCAGCTCGCGATAGTTATCGGGGCTGGCAATATAATAAGGGGTCGCGAGCTTTCCGAAATGAGGAGTTCAAGAGCCGACGAATTGGGTATTCTTGGGACAATAATGAATTCGCTTTACTTGAAGGAATCTCTCTGTATGAATGGGTTTGAAGCGATAGCAATTTCCTCGATTGCAGGAATTCCGTCTCTTCTTGAGCACAGGTACGATACAATAGAAGATGCTCTCAACACTGGAAAGATTGTAGTATTTGGTGGGGGCACATACCTGCCTTTTTTCACAACGGATACGGCCGCGGCAGTAAGGGCGGTGGAAATTGGGGCGGACGTTCTCATTAAGGGGACAAAGGTTGACGGAGTGTATGATAAGGATCCGAAAACTAATGAAGACGCCAGAAGAATTGAGAGAACAACATTTTCAGAAGCGATCAAGAGCAGATTTGAAATCATGGATGTAGAAGCCTTTTCGATTTGTCAAAGGTACGGTCTGCCAGTCAGAGTTATCGATTTCTTTAGCAAGGGCAATCTATTCGATGCTATAATTGGCGGGAAAACAGGTACGGTGGTTTTACCTGATTAG
- a CDS encoding ABC transporter permease, translating to MTAYIIRRLLLMPLILIGVTLVIFTMIWALGPDRLLASYIKSPEALKTPDAAERLIRKYGLDEPMPVQYIKWLGNILQGDFGYSMVGKKGVLPAMLERFPHTLELTIYAIIPVILVAVWLGVISAVHQNKFIDQFIRVVALVGWSLPDFVFGLLLLMLFYSILGWFPPGMASTEFDLVMRGADWKTITSMTTFDALLNGRLDIFIDALRHIFLPVLTLAYLWWAYLLRITRSSMLEVLRKDYIRTARAKGVSERVVIKKHARKNALIPVITVAGASIIGLLGGTVFVETIFSRVGMGRFIADAASLLDYWSIIGGALFFSFIMVVGNLVVDVSYALVDPRIRLE from the coding sequence GTGACTGCCTATATAATCAGACGGCTACTGTTAATGCCGCTAATTTTGATTGGTGTTACTCTGGTGATTTTCACTATGATATGGGCACTTGGACCAGACAGACTACTAGCTTCGTACATTAAAAGTCCAGAGGCATTAAAAACACCTGATGCGGCAGAGAGACTAATCAGAAAATATGGATTGGATGAGCCGATGCCTGTGCAGTACATTAAGTGGCTGGGCAATATTCTTCAGGGCGATTTTGGGTATTCCATGGTTGGAAAGAAGGGAGTTCTTCCGGCTATGCTTGAACGTTTCCCACATACCCTGGAGTTGACAATTTATGCGATTATTCCCGTAATACTTGTCGCGGTATGGTTGGGGGTGATCTCAGCGGTTCATCAAAACAAGTTCATTGACCAGTTCATTAGGGTAGTTGCTCTAGTAGGTTGGTCACTTCCTGATTTTGTCTTTGGGCTCTTGCTGCTTATGCTTTTTTACTCAATTCTGGGGTGGTTCCCACCGGGAATGGCCAGCACTGAGTTTGATCTTGTAATGAGGGGTGCAGATTGGAAGACAATAACTTCCATGACGACATTTGATGCGTTGCTGAATGGAAGATTAGACATATTCATTGATGCATTGCGCCACATCTTTCTTCCCGTATTGACTCTAGCGTATTTGTGGTGGGCGTATCTTCTGAGAATTACGAGATCAAGTATGCTCGAAGTTCTCAGAAAAGACTATATAAGGACAGCAAGAGCAAAGGGAGTATCTGAAAGAGTGGTAATAAAGAAGCACGCAAGAAAAAATGCCTTAATTCCCGTCATAACAGTTGCGGGGGCGTCGATCATAGGGCTTCTCGGTGGAACTGTATTTGTTGAAACAATATTCTCAAGGGTCGGTATGGGCCGCTTCATTGCAGACGCTGCTAGTCTCCTGGACTACTGGTCGATTATTGGTGGGGCATTGTTCTTCTCCTTCATAATGGTTGTTGGAAACTTAGTCGTAGATGTTTCTTATGCTTTAGTTGACCCAAGAATCAGGCTAGAGTAA
- a CDS encoding proline--tRNA ligase, with protein MRFSQLYAPTLRDAPADADLVSIKLLVRGGFVRKVAAGIYSFLPLGLRVLKKIEEIVRQEMNAIGSQEILMPIIQPAELWHETGRWDDYGPEMMRMQDRHERFFTLGPTHEEIITHLLRNELKSYKQLPVSLYQIAMKYRDEIRPRFGLMRSREFLMKDAYSFHDSWTSLDETYRQFYGAYSKVLERIGLEFLVVEADSGAIGGNESHEFNVLADYGESTLLYCDCGYAASDEKAEYLLKEETQERKISDLQLVPTPNSRTVEEVADCLSVTPKDIVKSLIYKGRKGYYMALIRGNEELNESKLKAAIEDQTLAMASPQEVLDLLGVPIGFVGPIGLPKNVAIIADHTIKGLNKAVCGALKEGYHYFGVLPGRDFEIGSWHDLKMVTEGDPCPKCGNPMKSAKGIEVGHIFKLGTKYSEKMNGYVTDDQGNSIHYIMGCYGWGVSRTISAVVEQLYDENGIIWPLSVTPFEVIITAVNVKDPDVLKKSEEIYELLIEEGYDVLLDDREISPGMKFKDADLIGIPIRVTLGKKLQQDIVEVKARTEKKPLEVSIHEGFDFLLEEIRKELAVYKPISIMGND; from the coding sequence ATGAGGTTTTCACAACTTTATGCTCCAACGTTAAGAGATGCTCCGGCCGATGCCGACCTAGTAAGTATTAAACTTCTTGTTAGAGGCGGATTTGTCAGAAAAGTCGCCGCCGGTATCTACTCATTCCTTCCGCTTGGTCTTCGCGTTCTCAAGAAGATTGAAGAGATCGTCCGTCAAGAGATGAATGCGATCGGTTCTCAAGAGATTCTGATGCCAATCATACAGCCGGCAGAATTATGGCACGAGACTGGCCGATGGGACGATTATGGCCCCGAAATGATGAGAATGCAGGACAGGCACGAAAGGTTCTTCACCCTGGGTCCGACTCATGAAGAGATCATCACTCATTTGCTAAGGAATGAACTTAAATCTTACAAACAGCTTCCTGTATCTCTCTACCAGATTGCTATGAAATATAGGGATGAGATTCGTCCAAGATTCGGCCTCATGAGATCAAGAGAGTTTCTGATGAAGGATGCCTACAGTTTTCACGATTCATGGACTTCTCTTGACGAAACATATAGACAGTTTTATGGAGCTTACAGTAAAGTTTTGGAGAGAATAGGACTCGAATTCCTGGTTGTAGAAGCCGATTCTGGAGCAATAGGTGGAAATGAATCTCATGAATTTAACGTGCTTGCTGATTACGGAGAGTCGACTTTGCTTTACTGTGACTGCGGATACGCTGCTTCAGATGAAAAGGCGGAGTACCTCTTGAAGGAGGAAACCCAGGAAAGGAAGATCTCAGATCTACAGCTAGTTCCCACGCCGAATTCTAGGACTGTGGAGGAAGTGGCAGACTGCCTGAGCGTAACACCAAAGGACATTGTGAAATCACTAATATATAAGGGCAGAAAAGGGTACTATATGGCTCTAATTCGTGGAAACGAAGAACTTAACGAATCGAAGCTCAAGGCTGCAATTGAAGATCAGACTCTTGCCATGGCGAGCCCTCAAGAAGTACTGGATCTTTTAGGGGTGCCAATCGGCTTCGTTGGACCGATTGGACTTCCCAAGAATGTTGCAATAATCGCCGATCATACAATAAAAGGTTTGAATAAAGCTGTTTGCGGAGCTTTGAAGGAAGGATACCACTACTTTGGTGTTCTTCCGGGCCGTGATTTCGAGATAGGATCCTGGCATGATTTGAAAATGGTGACAGAGGGAGATCCTTGTCCTAAATGTGGAAATCCAATGAAGTCGGCTAAAGGCATAGAGGTGGGCCACATCTTCAAGCTTGGAACCAAGTATTCGGAGAAAATGAACGGATACGTAACCGATGATCAGGGTAATAGTATTCATTATATTATGGGTTGCTATGGCTGGGGCGTTTCTAGAACTATTAGTGCCGTAGTTGAGCAACTGTACGACGAAAACGGAATAATATGGCCTCTGTCTGTCACTCCGTTTGAAGTAATAATTACTGCCGTAAATGTTAAGGACCCAGATGTCCTGAAGAAATCTGAGGAAATATATGAACTTCTGATTGAGGAGGGCTACGACGTTCTCCTTGACGATAGGGAGATTTCACCTGGAATGAAGTTCAAGGATGCCGATCTTATTGGGATTCCCATAAGAGTCACTCTGGGAAAGAAACTTCAGCAAGACATTGTTGAGGTCAAAGCCAGAACTGAAAAGAAACCGCTTGAAGTCAGTATCCATGAAGGATTTGACTTTCTTCTTGAGGAGATAAGGAAAGAGTTGGCAGTGTATAAACCAATTAGCATAATGGGGAACGATTGA
- a CDS encoding purine-nucleoside phosphorylase: MSISVLQEELRDYVENVKRAARFIEKEVELKPKVAVILGSGLGDVSNSLENAVSIPYDEIPGFPLSTAPGHKGELTFGNALHHNVMLMNGRFHFYEGYSMKTVTFPIRIMQELGVEVLLITNASGGLNPDFEVGRVMLIKDIINFMGDNPLIGQNVDEWGPRFPDMSEPIDRDLLDKALISAKELGIGVYEGVYVGVAGPNFETPAELRMMRRFGADAVGMSTVPEVIVARHAGIRVLGLSAISDRAVPDDLKPLTAEEVLEMAKRAGSEMSKLILKTLEKI, from the coding sequence ATGAGTATTTCTGTACTTCAAGAAGAGCTCAGGGATTATGTTGAGAACGTAAAGAGAGCTGCTCGTTTCATTGAAAAGGAAGTTGAGCTGAAGCCGAAAGTCGCAGTGATTCTAGGCAGTGGACTTGGAGACGTATCAAATAGCCTTGAGAACGCCGTATCAATTCCTTACGATGAGATTCCCGGCTTCCCGTTGTCAACGGCTCCCGGTCATAAGGGAGAACTAACTTTCGGAAATGCCCTCCACCACAATGTGATGCTTATGAATGGGCGTTTTCATTTTTACGAAGGTTACTCCATGAAAACTGTGACATTCCCAATAAGGATAATGCAGGAATTGGGCGTAGAAGTACTCTTGATAACCAATGCTTCGGGCGGTCTGAACCCTGATTTCGAGGTAGGGAGAGTCATGCTGATAAAAGACATCATCAACTTTATGGGCGACAATCCTCTGATAGGTCAGAATGTTGATGAATGGGGTCCACGGTTCCCGGATATGAGCGAACCCATCGACAGGGATCTCTTGGACAAGGCGCTTATTTCTGCCAAAGAGCTTGGCATAGGTGTCTATGAAGGAGTTTATGTTGGTGTCGCGGGGCCGAATTTTGAGACTCCTGCCGAGCTAAGGATGATGAGAAGATTTGGCGCAGATGCTGTGGGTATGTCGACCGTACCGGAAGTTATAGTGGCGCGTCACGCAGGCATCAGGGTGCTGGGCCTTTCCGCGATATCGGACAGAGCCGTTCCGGACGACTTGAAGCCTCTTACAGCTGAAGAGGTCCTTGAAATGGCTAAGAGAGCAGGAAGCGAAATGAGTAAGTTGATACTCAAGACTCTGGAAAAAATATAG